GCTCTTGCCGATCATGTCACCCACCTCCCGGTCGAGGGGGTCGCCGGCCAGGCACTTGCCGAAGGTGCGGCAGAGGAAGTCCTGTTCGTTGAGGGCAGCGTACATGAGTGCCGACGGGATAGAACCCGCGTTGTAGAGGAGGTTCATCTCGTCGGGGGCCAGATCGGCGTTTGCCTGGGGGCTGGTACCGGTGCCGATGGAAACTATGAGAAGTTTATCTTCGCCTGCCGTCCACCGCAGGTTGTAGGGCTCTACCGTGGCCATGAGGAACGCCTGGAAGGCGGGGTTGTTGCAGGTGGTGATGCCGCCGTCCACAAAGATGAATTCCTTGCTCCCGACGCGCACTACTTCGGGCGGGAAGTAAACGGGAGCGGCGGTGCTTGCCCTCACCAGTTGCCAGAGGGGGATGTTCAGGTTGCAGTCGTGACGGTCTGGGCGGTTGTACTTGGCACCGGGGTTGTTGCAGACGGGCCAGGGGGAGTCGGTGCTGGCGTTGCGCATGACCATCATGAGGAGGGTCTTGAGCCGGTCGCTTCCCAGGGTGGTTCCCTTTCCGAAGACCTCCTGAAGCTTTTCCGCAAGCTTATCGTCTTCGTACTTGTAGCGGAAGCGTTTGAGGAGAAATGCCTTGTCGAACATATCCTTTCCGCTGGCCACGTAGAAGGTGCGAATGTCCGCGGCGGACATGCCGAGGGAGAGGCAGGCTGCGATAATGGCTCCGGTGCTGGTCCCCGCGAAGAAATCGAAGTACTGGGACAGGACAAAATCGCTGCCGCGGTTCAGCTGCCGGCGCAGGGTGTCCTCGATCCCTGCCAGCACCTCGACGGTCATTATGCCGCGGATGCCGCCGCCGTCGAGGGCAAGTATTTTCTTCGGGCCCGGTGCGGAGATGCGCTGCTTGAGAGCTTCCTGGCTCATGACGTTCCTCCTTGAAAGAAAAGCTTGTTGGTGTCGAGTACATGGACCTGGCCGGTCCGCTTGTTGACCTCGTCGTGCAGGTGTTCGGTGCCGCCGGGTCCGTCGCCACCCCGGCGGTTCCAGAGGCAGATGAAGTGAACCTTCTCCTCTCCCAGGGCGAGGGCCGTGTGGAGGAGCCAGAGGTTGGTGCGTACGTAAGGGTTCTCGTTCGTTGGTGACGGTCCCGACTCGTCGGGCATGACGAAGAGGGTGGCAAGGGGGGTGTTTATGACGGTGAAGAAACGGTCCCGCCACCGTTCGCCTGCGAAGGTGACGGAGCGGTTGAGGAATTCAGGGATATTGAAGGGGATGCGTATTTCCACCCGCACTCCGCGGGCCAGGCAAGCCTCGGCGAAGAGAATGTCACCGCCGCAGGCTCCGCTGCAGAGGGCCAGGTCGCCGGGACCGGCCCCAAGCTCATCCAGCTTGGCGGCGATGGCGGCTGCGGCTATCGGCTCCTTGTCGGGGGGGAAGCGGGGTTCGGGGCGGTCGGGGGCGTCGATCATGTGGCCGCTGAAGAGAAAGACCCGCCGTACTTCTCCTGAAGAGTGGATTATGGATGTGGCCCGGTGGAGGTTGGGGGTGAGTTTGCAGTCTTGTCCGGCGGCGCTGAAATCTCTACTTGCCTTGGTGGCGCAGGGCGTGATGATGAGGGCGTGCAGGGGCATTGGGCTCCACTTTCTGTAGGCTGGAACTGATGATTGTTGTTTTATTATAATGTAAAATCGGCAGCTTGCCAGCAAGTGTGGCGGCCGCACGCCATGCCCTGGGAAATTTTATGGTGTCGGGTGAGAGTAAAGTGTAGTGAAAACAGTCAATTGTATTTGATGTGGCACTTTTTTGCCCGCTGCCGGCCGTGTTGACACCGTTGCCGTTTTCGTGGCATAATCAATGGAATTTTTTAGCGAAAGTAAAATTGTCATCTCCCGGTAACGTCACACAGGTACCCCCCATGAGTTTTGTGCACCTCCATCTCCATACCCAGTATTCCCTCCTCGACGGCGCGATACGCCTCGGCGATCTGATAAAGAAGGCCAA
The nucleotide sequence above comes from Geobacter benzoatilyticus. Encoded proteins:
- a CDS encoding patatin-like phospholipase family protein — its product is MSQEALKQRISAPGPKKILALDGGGIRGIMTVEVLAGIEDTLRRQLNRGSDFVLSQYFDFFAGTSTGAIIAACLSLGMSAADIRTFYVASGKDMFDKAFLLKRFRYKYEDDKLAEKLQEVFGKGTTLGSDRLKTLLMMVMRNASTDSPWPVCNNPGAKYNRPDRHDCNLNIPLWQLVRASTAAPVYFPPEVVRVGSKEFIFVDGGITTCNNPAFQAFLMATVEPYNLRWTAGEDKLLIVSIGTGTSPQANADLAPDEMNLLYNAGSIPSALMYAALNEQDFLCRTFGKCLAGDPLDREVGDMIGKSGPVVPKLFTYLRYNAELSREGLNSLGLTHIKPEKVQKLDSVEHIGELQEVGKAVVAKTLKPEHFAAFS